One stretch of Microbacterium terrae DNA includes these proteins:
- a CDS encoding ParA family protein translates to MHVLSVSSLKGGVGKTTVTLGLASAAFARGVRTLVVDLDPQSDVSTGMDIQVAGRLNVADVLANPKEKTVKQAITSSGWAKVHPGTIDVMIGSPSAINFDGPHPSVRDVWKLEEALATIEGDYDLVLIDCAPSLNALTRTAWAASDRVIVVTEPGLFSVAAADRALRAIEEIRRGLSPRLQPLGIVVNRVRPQSIEHQFRIKELRDMFGPLVLAPQLPERTSLQQAQGAAKPLHIWPGDSAQELAADFDVLLDRIMRTGRIPVPGEARA, encoded by the coding sequence GTGCACGTCCTATCCGTCAGCTCGCTCAAGGGTGGAGTCGGTAAGACGACCGTGACTCTCGGACTCGCGTCGGCGGCTTTCGCCCGCGGTGTCCGCACGCTCGTCGTCGACCTCGACCCGCAGTCCGACGTGTCGACGGGCATGGACATCCAGGTGGCAGGCCGCCTGAATGTCGCTGATGTCCTCGCCAACCCCAAAGAGAAGACCGTCAAGCAGGCGATCACCTCCAGCGGGTGGGCGAAGGTGCATCCCGGCACCATCGACGTGATGATCGGCAGCCCGTCTGCGATCAACTTCGACGGCCCGCACCCGAGCGTGCGCGACGTCTGGAAGCTCGAAGAGGCGCTCGCCACGATCGAGGGCGACTACGACCTCGTGCTCATCGACTGCGCGCCGTCGCTGAACGCGCTGACGCGCACCGCATGGGCGGCATCCGACCGCGTCATCGTGGTCACCGAGCCTGGGCTGTTCTCGGTCGCCGCGGCCGACCGCGCCCTGCGTGCGATCGAGGAGATCCGTCGCGGCCTCTCGCCCCGCCTCCAGCCGCTGGGCATCGTCGTCAACCGGGTGCGCCCGCAGTCGATCGAGCACCAGTTCCGCATCAAGGAGCTGCGCGACATGTTCGGGCCGCTCGTGCTCGCCCCGCAGCTGCCCGAGCGCACGTCGCTGCAGCAGGCGCAGGGCGCGGCGAAGCCGCTGCACATCTGGCCCGGCGACTCGGCGCAGGAGCTCGCTGCCGACTTCGACGTGCTGCTGGACCGCATCATGCGCACCGGCCGCATCCCGGTTCCCGGCGAAGCCCGCGCATGA
- a CDS encoding trans-sulfuration enzyme family protein, with protein sequence MAPKTLHPDSLAVHAGRDDLTALGVHALPLDFSSTNPLPDVEIGGLSYEVLATGGLPLEGGSNVYARLWNPTVARFEEALARLEHAEEAVAFSSGMAALTAVLLSLAAGRHVVAVRPLYGGTDHLLASGLLGADVTFCGPDEVVASLRDDTALVVLETPANPSLDLVDVQAVVAAAGVVPVLVDNTFATPVLQRPLDLGAALSLHSATKYVGGHGDVVGGVVACDAATAAALRRTRAITGAVMHPLSAYLLHRGLATLPVRMRAQQDAACRIADWLAGRAEVSAVHFPGLPGCDPHGLVGTQQDGPGAMIAIRLAGGYEAAAALTSHVRLFTHAVSLGSVDSLIQHPASLTHRPVQAHAKPSDALVRLSIGLEHPDDLIADLAQALDAVGAERIDVDAAALA encoded by the coding sequence ATGGCACCGAAGACGCTGCATCCCGACAGTCTTGCTGTGCACGCCGGCCGTGACGACCTCACCGCGCTGGGTGTGCACGCACTCCCCCTCGACTTCTCGTCGACCAATCCACTCCCCGATGTGGAGATCGGCGGTCTCTCGTACGAGGTGCTCGCCACCGGCGGGCTGCCGCTCGAAGGCGGGTCGAACGTGTACGCGCGCCTGTGGAACCCCACCGTGGCGCGGTTCGAGGAGGCGCTCGCGCGCCTCGAGCACGCCGAGGAGGCCGTCGCGTTCTCGTCCGGCATGGCCGCGCTGACGGCGGTGCTGCTGTCGCTGGCCGCCGGTCGCCACGTGGTGGCGGTGCGGCCGCTCTACGGCGGCACCGATCACCTGCTCGCCTCGGGACTCCTCGGTGCCGACGTGACCTTCTGCGGTCCCGACGAGGTGGTGGCCTCGCTGCGCGACGACACTGCGCTCGTCGTGCTCGAGACGCCCGCGAACCCGTCTCTCGACCTCGTCGACGTGCAGGCAGTGGTCGCCGCAGCCGGAGTCGTGCCGGTGCTCGTCGACAACACCTTCGCGACCCCCGTGCTGCAGCGCCCGCTCGATCTCGGCGCCGCCCTGTCGCTCCACAGTGCGACGAAATACGTCGGCGGTCACGGCGACGTCGTGGGCGGTGTCGTGGCCTGCGACGCGGCGACCGCCGCAGCGCTGCGTCGCACCCGGGCGATCACCGGGGCCGTCATGCATCCGCTGTCGGCGTACCTGCTCCACCGCGGTCTCGCGACGCTGCCGGTGCGGATGCGTGCCCAGCAGGATGCCGCGTGCCGCATCGCCGACTGGCTCGCCGGTCGTGCGGAGGTCAGTGCGGTGCACTTCCCCGGCCTGCCCGGGTGCGACCCGCACGGACTCGTCGGCACCCAGCAGGACGGGCCCGGGGCGATGATCGCGATCCGACTCGCCGGCGGCTACGAGGCTGCTGCCGCACTCACCTCGCACGTGCGCCTGTTCACGCACGCCGTGTCGCTCGGCAGCGTCGACTCGCTGATCCAGCACCCCGCGTCACTCACGCACCGGCCGGTGCAGGCGCACGCGAAGCCGTCGGATGCTCTCGTACGGCTGTCGATCGGCCTCGAGCACCCCGACGACTTGATCGCCGATCTGGCGCAGGCGCTCGATGCCGTGGGCGCGGAACGGATCGACGTCGACGCGGCGGCGCTGGCCTGA
- a CDS encoding MerR family transcriptional regulator, producing MSMSAREVQGEQPFVADLLFTDGLPAMDDEVGYRGAQAARAAGITYRQLDYWARTELVEPTVRGASGSGSQRLYGFRDILVLKLVKRLLDTGISLQQIRVAVDQLRAAGIRDLAGTTLMSDGASVYLCTSNDEVIDLVSRGQGVFGIAVGKVLREVESELVEFEAHTPDELDELAVRRAARSA from the coding sequence ATGAGCATGTCAGCTCGCGAAGTGCAGGGCGAACAGCCGTTCGTCGCCGACCTCCTCTTCACCGACGGTCTGCCCGCGATGGACGACGAAGTCGGGTACCGCGGAGCGCAGGCCGCCCGCGCCGCCGGCATCACGTACCGCCAGCTCGACTACTGGGCTCGCACCGAACTCGTCGAGCCCACCGTCCGCGGCGCCAGCGGATCCGGATCCCAGCGTCTCTACGGGTTCCGCGACATCCTCGTGCTGAAGCTCGTCAAACGCCTCCTCGACACCGGCATCTCGCTGCAGCAGATCCGCGTGGCCGTCGACCAGCTGCGTGCCGCCGGCATCCGCGACCTCGCCGGCACCACCCTCATGAGCGACGGCGCCTCGGTCTACCTCTGCACCTCGAACGACGAGGTCATCGACCTCGTGAGCCGCGGCCAGGGCGTCTTCGGCATCGCGGTGGGCAAGGTGCTGCGCGAAGTCGAATCCGAACTCGTCGAGTTCGAGGCGCACACCCCCGACGAGCTCGACGAGCTCGCTGTGCGCCGCGCGGCACGCTCCGCCTGA
- the ftsR gene encoding transcriptional regulator FtsR produces the protein MPAVNARGRAASSGLLSIGQVLARLSPEFPALTSSKLRFLEVQGIVTPVRTESGYRKFSQADLERLRLALTLQRDHYLPLVVIREYLADIDAGRDPATPVAVPPPSIVPAPRRYRREELLATAGAAPQLLNDAISTGVIVASDAYTDQTVTLLRALVALDRHGIEPRHLRALRQSADRDVALVEQAVAPHLRRTDSASRGRAGEIAPELAKRLEELRSIYVKTAIDRLLG, from the coding sequence ATGCCGGCCGTCAACGCCCGAGGACGCGCAGCGTCTTCGGGTCTGCTGAGCATCGGTCAAGTGCTCGCCCGGCTATCGCCGGAGTTCCCGGCGCTCACGTCGAGCAAGCTGCGCTTCCTCGAGGTGCAGGGCATCGTCACGCCGGTGCGCACCGAGTCGGGCTACCGCAAGTTCTCGCAGGCCGACCTCGAGCGCCTGCGCCTCGCGCTCACCCTGCAGCGCGACCACTATCTGCCCCTCGTCGTGATCCGCGAGTACCTCGCCGACATCGACGCCGGGCGCGACCCGGCGACGCCCGTGGCCGTTCCGCCGCCGTCGATCGTGCCCGCTCCGCGCCGCTACCGGCGCGAGGAGCTGCTCGCCACAGCCGGGGCCGCGCCGCAGCTGCTGAACGACGCGATCAGCACCGGCGTCATCGTCGCATCCGACGCGTACACCGACCAGACGGTGACGCTCCTGCGGGCGCTCGTGGCGCTCGATCGCCACGGCATCGAGCCGCGGCATCTGCGGGCCCTGCGGCAGAGCGCCGACCGCGACGTGGCGCTCGTCGAGCAGGCGGTCGCGCCGCACCTGCGCCGCACCGACTCGGCGTCTCGCGGCCGCGCGGGCGAGATCGCGCCGGAACTCGCGAAGCGGCTCGAAGAGCTCCGCTCGATCTACGTCAAGACCGCGATCGACCGGCTGCTGGGCTGA
- a CDS encoding FHA domain-containing protein encodes MEDNRRPDEIRRATGAGGDLQESERGTDTTQTFGHDSDLSFVPFGSELGEAELDAIDALPSGAALLLVRSGPTAGARYLLDADVTTVGRHPEADIFFDDVTVSRRHSEITRTGTSFELVDQRSLNGTYVNGERVDRATLVNGAEVRIGKFRLNFFVSPADLAQATEN; translated from the coding sequence GTGGAGGACAACCGCCGACCGGACGAGATCCGACGGGCAACGGGTGCAGGGGGCGACCTGCAGGAGTCCGAGCGCGGCACCGACACCACTCAGACTTTCGGGCACGACTCAGACCTGTCGTTCGTCCCGTTCGGGAGCGAGCTGGGTGAGGCCGAGCTCGACGCGATCGACGCCCTGCCGTCGGGCGCCGCACTTCTTCTGGTGCGTTCCGGGCCCACCGCGGGTGCGCGCTACCTGCTCGATGCCGACGTCACCACCGTCGGGCGCCACCCCGAGGCCGACATCTTCTTCGACGACGTCACCGTCTCTCGCCGGCACTCCGAGATCACGCGGACAGGCACCTCGTTCGAGCTGGTCGACCAGCGCTCGCTCAACGGCACGTACGTGAACGGGGAGCGCGTCGACCGCGCGACGCTCGTCAACGGCGCCGAGGTGCGCATCGGAAAGTTCCGCCTCAACTTCTTCGTCTCGCCCGCCGATCTGGCCCAGGCCACCGAGAACTGA